A single Curtobacterium sp. MCJR17_020 DNA region contains:
- a CDS encoding MFS transporter, producing MTDTMQSPRTGSHPTTAGHRPNSTAIIVYLSLGGLSFAVLQSLVAPALSTIGQDLGASTSATSWVLTAYLLSASVLTPILGRLGDMIGKRKVLIVVLSILLVGAVLAALAPNLGVLIVGRALQGAAGAVMPLSIGIVRDELPKEKVSVTIGLLSAIFGIGAGVGIVAAGPIVEHLSWHWLFWLPAVLVVIALLGAIFGMPESPVRKPGRLDMVGTFVLAVSLVSILLAVSEGETWGWGDGKTIGLLVLGAVALVAFVLVELRVAEPLIDVRLFAVRGVWTAHVVALVFGFAMFGTFVLVPTLLQLPSALGYGFGKDVTQAGLFLLPTVLMMIVAGPIAGILVRKVGPKPPMLLGGIAIVAAFLLPAIAHGELWQVVVSGILTGIGIGLALAACSNAIIESVPANQTGEAISANTVVRTIGSSVGTAVIAALITSHSTPQGLPTDDAFTIGFWACTGVAVLAVLAALAAPSMRARRAAAAARGIDDLEEIAE from the coding sequence ATGACCGACACCATGCAGAGTCCCCGCACGGGCTCGCACCCCACCACCGCCGGGCACCGGCCGAACAGCACGGCGATCATCGTCTACCTGTCCCTCGGCGGTCTGTCGTTCGCGGTCCTGCAGTCGCTCGTCGCCCCGGCGCTGTCGACCATCGGACAGGACCTCGGCGCCTCGACGAGCGCGACGAGCTGGGTGCTCACCGCCTACCTGCTCTCCGCGTCGGTGCTCACGCCGATCCTCGGCCGCCTCGGCGACATGATCGGCAAGCGCAAGGTCCTGATCGTCGTGCTGTCGATCCTGCTCGTCGGCGCCGTGCTCGCCGCGCTGGCACCGAACCTCGGCGTCCTCATCGTCGGTCGGGCCCTGCAGGGCGCCGCCGGCGCGGTGATGCCACTGTCGATCGGCATCGTCCGCGACGAGCTACCGAAGGAGAAGGTCAGCGTCACGATCGGTCTGCTCTCCGCGATCTTCGGCATCGGCGCCGGCGTCGGCATCGTCGCCGCCGGACCGATCGTCGAGCACCTGTCGTGGCACTGGCTGTTCTGGCTGCCCGCCGTGCTCGTCGTCATCGCCCTGCTCGGCGCGATCTTCGGCATGCCGGAGTCGCCGGTGCGCAAGCCCGGCCGCCTCGACATGGTCGGCACCTTCGTCCTCGCCGTCTCGCTCGTGTCGATCCTGCTCGCGGTCAGCGAGGGCGAGACCTGGGGCTGGGGCGACGGCAAGACCATCGGCCTGCTGGTCCTCGGCGCCGTGGCACTGGTCGCGTTCGTCCTGGTCGAGCTCCGCGTCGCCGAACCGCTCATCGACGTCCGCCTGTTCGCCGTCCGCGGCGTCTGGACGGCCCACGTCGTCGCGCTCGTCTTCGGCTTCGCGATGTTCGGCACCTTCGTGCTCGTGCCGACCCTGCTGCAGCTGCCGAGCGCACTCGGCTACGGCTTCGGCAAGGACGTCACCCAGGCCGGTCTCTTCCTGTTGCCGACCGTCCTGATGATGATCGTCGCCGGGCCGATCGCCGGCATCCTCGTCCGCAAGGTCGGTCCGAAGCCGCCCATGCTGCTCGGCGGGATCGCCATCGTCGCCGCGTTCCTGCTGCCCGCGATCGCGCACGGCGAGCTCTGGCAGGTCGTCGTCTCCGGCATCCTGACCGGCATCGGCATCGGCCTGGCCCTCGCCGCGTGCTCGAACGCCATCATCGAGAGCGTCCCCGCGAACCAGACCGGCGAGGCCATCAGCGCCAACACCGTCGTCCGCACGATCGGCTCGAGCGTCGGCACCGCGGTCATCGCGGCGCTCATCACCTCGCACAGCACCCCGCAGGGTCTGCCGACCGACGACGCCTTCACCATCGGGTTCTGGGCGTGCACCGGTGTCGCGGTCCTCGCCGTCCTCGCCGCGCTCGCGGCCCCGTCGATGCGCGCGCGCCGCGCAGCGGCGGCGGCCCGTGGCATCGACGACCTCGAGGAGATCGCCGAGTAG
- a CDS encoding phage holin family protein: MSTTDHDDTTTSSKPSFRDTVTAGLVQKALEPVLRAVRDEVASARREISERANGAKTGLVLTGAAVAFALTTLVLLAGLVVALLALALPIWAATGITFVVFAVVTAILFVVGLRGIRRGVPPVPKDTIRAAKDRVTHTGDSSATTD, translated from the coding sequence ATGAGCACCACGGACCACGACGACACCACGACCAGCAGCAAGCCGTCCTTCCGCGACACCGTCACCGCCGGCCTGGTGCAGAAGGCGCTGGAACCCGTGCTGCGCGCCGTCCGTGACGAGGTGGCCTCGGCTCGGCGGGAGATCAGCGAGCGCGCGAACGGCGCGAAGACCGGGCTGGTGCTCACCGGCGCCGCGGTGGCCTTCGCGTTGACCACGCTCGTGCTGCTGGCCGGCCTCGTGGTGGCGCTCCTGGCCCTGGCACTGCCGATCTGGGCTGCGACGGGGATCACGTTCGTCGTGTTCGCCGTCGTCACCGCGATCCTGTTCGTGGTCGGACTCCGTGGCATCCGACGAGGCGTGCCGCCGGTGCCGAAGGACACCATCCGCGCAGCGAAGGACCGTGTCACGCACACGGGCGACTCGTCGGCCACGACCGACTGA
- a CDS encoding DUF5997 family protein: MAQEQTMKPETAAKKLGILLAAAPESFQGAPVTRTAFDELRTEPPTWLEDLRRDGPHPRPVVAQKLGVSISGLTRAGIDDALTTAEIKTLLEQKPEWLVRERETQAAVHAENARVKQERAAKAAARAED; encoded by the coding sequence ATGGCGCAGGAACAGACCATGAAGCCCGAAACGGCTGCGAAGAAGCTCGGCATCTTGCTGGCGGCCGCTCCGGAGTCCTTCCAGGGCGCTCCCGTCACACGGACCGCCTTCGACGAGCTCCGGACCGAACCCCCGACGTGGCTCGAGGACCTCCGACGCGACGGCCCGCACCCGCGACCCGTCGTGGCGCAGAAGCTCGGCGTCTCCATCTCGGGCCTGACCCGTGCGGGGATCGACGACGCGCTCACCACGGCGGAGATCAAGACGCTGCTCGAGCAGAAGCCCGAGTGGCTCGTCCGCGAGCGCGAGACGCAGGCCGCCGTGCACGCCGAGAACGCCCGTGTGAAGCAGGAGCGCGCCGCCAAGGCCGCTGCCCGCGCCGAGGACTGA
- a CDS encoding LysR family transcriptional regulator substrate-binding protein encodes MTAALTIAFVPGVSPAKWARVWRDRHPSIELRLRPIGSDDVDDTLAGEVDMVFARMPVSEQHNAIPLWTETAVVAMPKDSPLADLAEVDLADAEVHVVDAGPVPTDIAAALDLVEANVGVVVLPQSLFRAASRKDLVARPLFGASGTQIALVWRDEDATETTEEFIGVVRGRTANSSRTQPTGTDRDVEAALRAAGGGSKAGDGSGKGAAGKGGSGKGGAGAGAGGKAKAKSPGSGKSGSGKKSNTGKGPTPGRGKMRGKPSRGSKGNR; translated from the coding sequence ATGACCGCGGCACTCACCATCGCATTCGTGCCCGGGGTCTCCCCGGCCAAGTGGGCCCGTGTCTGGCGGGATCGACACCCCTCGATCGAGCTGCGGCTGCGGCCGATCGGGTCCGACGACGTCGACGACACGCTCGCCGGCGAGGTCGACATGGTCTTCGCACGCATGCCCGTCTCCGAGCAGCACAACGCCATCCCCCTCTGGACCGAGACCGCCGTGGTCGCGATGCCGAAGGACTCCCCCCTCGCCGACCTGGCCGAGGTGGACCTCGCCGACGCCGAGGTGCACGTCGTCGACGCCGGCCCGGTGCCGACCGACATCGCCGCCGCGCTCGACCTGGTCGAGGCGAACGTCGGCGTCGTCGTGCTCCCCCAGTCGCTCTTCCGCGCGGCGAGCCGCAAGGACCTCGTCGCGCGCCCGCTCTTCGGCGCCTCCGGCACCCAGATCGCGCTGGTCTGGCGTGACGAGGACGCCACCGAGACGACCGAGGAGTTCATCGGCGTGGTGCGCGGACGCACCGCCAACAGTTCGCGGACCCAGCCGACCGGCACCGATCGCGACGTCGAAGCGGCCCTGCGTGCGGCAGGCGGCGGTTCCAAGGCCGGTGACGGGTCGGGCAAGGGCGCAGCGGGCAAGGGCGGGTCCGGCAAGGGCGGAGCCGGCGCAGGCGCCGGCGGCAAGGCGAAGGCGAAGTCGCCCGGCAGCGGCAAGTCCGGCAGTGGCAAGAAGTCCAACACCGGCAAGGGACCCACCCCCGGCCGCGGGAAGATGCGCGGCAAGCCGAGCCGGGGTTCGAAGGGCAACCGATGA
- a CDS encoding GNAT family N-acetyltransferase: MTDTRLQEMPATRLPAWLDRTMAEYVASRMQAGETREQAEANKQKSLDQWFPDGSPADGHLVWDVLDQDDTPVGYLWIGPFAPGGTDWWVFDVEIDEPHRRRGHARRALELGQRAAAEHGATSIGLNVFGYNTGAQDLYASLGYEVTATQMQKPLV; this comes from the coding sequence ATGACGGACACGCGCCTGCAGGAGATGCCGGCCACGCGCCTCCCGGCCTGGCTCGACCGGACCATGGCCGAGTACGTGGCGTCGCGGATGCAGGCGGGTGAGACCCGCGAACAGGCCGAGGCGAACAAGCAGAAGTCGCTCGACCAGTGGTTCCCGGACGGGTCCCCGGCCGACGGGCACCTGGTGTGGGACGTCCTCGACCAGGACGACACCCCGGTCGGGTACCTCTGGATCGGCCCGTTCGCTCCGGGCGGGACCGACTGGTGGGTGTTCGACGTCGAGATCGACGAACCGCACCGTCGTCGCGGGCACGCCCGACGTGCACTCGAGCTCGGCCAGCGGGCTGCAGCGGAGCACGGCGCGACGAGCATCGGGCTCAACGTGTTCGGCTACAACACCGGCGCGCAGGACCTGTACGCCTCGCTCGGGTACGAGGTCACCGCGACGCAGATGCAGAAGCCGCTGGTCTGA
- a CDS encoding DJ-1/PfpI family protein has translation MSTDQPNPRVRPVHPVDADVVDVPVDVPAPTPDSDTAGDSATEPDHDPTEVRIAFLLFPDLTQLDFTGPAQVLSRVPGARVEYVAATLDPVPTDCGFALVPTTTIADAGPADVLVVPGGDGAFDAMLDPELIGFVRREAERATWVTSVCTGAFVLGAAGLLAGKRATTHWASKPMLEAFGAQPVDERIVDDGAVVTAAGVSAGIDMALWLAAELAGRASAEAIQLQIEYDPQPPFDAGSAERADAVVVARARAAAEAARGDRVTRAAAAVLP, from the coding sequence ATGAGCACCGACCAGCCGAACCCGCGCGTGCGTCCTGTCCACCCGGTCGACGCCGACGTCGTCGACGTGCCCGTCGACGTGCCCGCCCCCACGCCGGACTCGGACACGGCCGGGGACTCGGCGACGGAGCCGGACCACGACCCCACCGAGGTCCGGATCGCCTTCCTGCTCTTCCCGGACCTGACGCAGCTCGACTTCACCGGCCCGGCGCAGGTGCTCTCCCGTGTGCCCGGCGCACGCGTCGAGTACGTGGCGGCGACGCTCGACCCGGTGCCGACCGACTGCGGGTTCGCGCTGGTCCCGACGACGACCATCGCCGACGCGGGTCCCGCGGACGTCCTCGTGGTCCCCGGTGGTGACGGTGCCTTCGACGCGATGCTCGACCCCGAGCTCATCGGGTTCGTGCGGCGCGAGGCCGAGCGCGCCACCTGGGTGACCTCGGTCTGCACGGGTGCGTTCGTCCTCGGTGCCGCGGGGCTCCTCGCCGGCAAGCGTGCGACGACCCACTGGGCGTCGAAGCCGATGCTCGAGGCGTTCGGGGCGCAACCGGTCGACGAGCGGATCGTCGACGACGGCGCGGTCGTCACGGCAGCCGGCGTCAGTGCGGGCATCGACATGGCGCTGTGGCTGGCGGCCGAGCTCGCGGGGCGGGCATCGGCCGAGGCGATCCAGTTGCAGATCGAGTACGACCCGCAGCCGCCGTTCGACGCGGGCTCCGCGGAGCGCGCCGACGCCGTCGTGGTCGCCCGTGCACGGGCTGCGGCCGAGGCAGCGCGCGGGGACCGGGTCACCCGCGCAGCGGCTGCCGTCCTGCCGTGA
- a CDS encoding DNA-3-methyladenine glycosylase I has translation MNTEPAAAPHSDLVIGDDGLARPVWASTDELLRDYYDTEWGMPVRDERGVFERLSLEAFQSGLSWRTILAKRPAFRAAFADFDPDTVAGFGEDDVARLMADAGIVRNRAKILATITNANATVALRQDGGLSDFVWSFRPATTPEPESYAQVPTTSDESVALSKALRKRGFAFVGPTTMHALMEALGIVDTHLLGSHRRGTSGVWN, from the coding sequence ATGAACACCGAGCCTGCCGCAGCGCCCCACTCCGACCTGGTGATCGGCGACGACGGACTCGCCCGGCCTGTGTGGGCATCGACGGACGAGCTGCTCCGCGACTACTACGACACCGAGTGGGGCATGCCCGTGCGGGACGAGCGCGGCGTGTTCGAGCGGCTGTCACTCGAGGCGTTCCAGTCCGGCCTGTCCTGGCGCACGATCCTGGCGAAGCGTCCGGCGTTCCGTGCGGCGTTCGCGGACTTCGACCCCGACACCGTCGCGGGCTTCGGCGAGGACGACGTCGCTCGGCTGATGGCCGACGCCGGCATCGTCCGGAACCGGGCGAAGATCCTCGCGACCATCACGAACGCGAACGCGACGGTCGCACTGCGGCAGGACGGCGGGCTGTCCGACTTCGTCTGGTCGTTCCGTCCGGCGACGACGCCTGAGCCGGAGTCGTACGCGCAGGTCCCGACGACCTCCGACGAGTCCGTCGCACTGTCGAAGGCACTGCGGAAGCGCGGCTTCGCGTTCGTCGGTCCGACCACGATGCACGCCCTGATGGAGGCGCTCGGCATCGTCGACACGCACCTGCTCGGCAGTCACCGGCGCGGGACCTCGGGCGTCTGGAACTGA
- a CDS encoding VOC family protein yields MDTMVFINLPVTDLDRSKAFYEALGYSINPVFSDDTAACIVISDTIYVMALTHAKFADFTDKTIADAGTVEVINSLTAGSKDEVHRIVDAAVAAGGSEDRAPMDLGFMFQRSFTDPDGHRWEYVWMDPQAAQDGPPAE; encoded by the coding sequence ATGGACACGATGGTCTTCATCAACCTGCCCGTCACCGACCTCGACCGTTCGAAGGCGTTCTACGAGGCCCTCGGCTACTCGATCAACCCGGTGTTCAGCGACGACACCGCTGCGTGCATCGTGATCAGCGACACGATCTACGTCATGGCGCTCACCCACGCGAAGTTCGCCGACTTCACCGACAAGACGATCGCCGACGCCGGCACCGTCGAGGTGATCAACTCGCTCACCGCCGGGTCGAAGGACGAGGTGCACCGCATCGTCGACGCCGCTGTCGCGGCCGGCGGGAGCGAGGACCGCGCGCCGATGGACCTCGGCTTCATGTTCCAGCGGAGCTTCACCGACCCGGACGGCCACCGGTGGGAGTACGTGTGGATGGACCCGCAGGCCGCCCAGGACGGCCCGCCGGCCGAGTGA
- a CDS encoding sodium:solute symporter family protein produces the protein MVLAAANEGIRLDLGWVDYLMIIVYFAVVIGIGFTARKQVRTSMDFFLSGRSMPAWITGLAFVSANLGATEILGMAANGAQIGMATLHYYLVGAVPAMVFLGLVMMPFYYGSKVRSVPEFMLRRFGKAPHLVNSIAFAVSNVLIAGINLYAMAIVIEAMLGWPEWLAIVVSAGFVLVYITLGGLSSAIYNEVMQFFVIIAGLIPLTIVGLHRVGGWDGLSKAITETQGVQHLQAWAGTGFGDVTNPIGANWLAIVLGLGFVLGFGYWTTNFTEVQRAFSAKNMSAARRTPLIAAIPKLFIPAIVVIPGLIAAAVVGNQFADGSLTYNDAIPKLIQMYLPTGVLGVAVTGLLASFMAGMAANVSSFNTVFTYDIWQRYIKPNMPDIHYLKTGRWVTVVGVLVGIATAFIAAQASNIMTYMQTLFSFFNAPLFAVFILGLLWKRMTTQGALWGYVLGIVTPTITWIAYLVNPDLFATATAETLYGAIISFVTVLIVGFVVSMFTTPKDEKELGGLVYGIGKIDLHGDSVATDTAWYRSPALLGTVALILCVVLYLPFL, from the coding sequence ATGGTTCTCGCTGCAGCGAACGAAGGGATCCGGCTCGACTTGGGCTGGGTCGACTACCTGATGATCATCGTGTACTTCGCGGTCGTCATCGGGATCGGGTTCACCGCCCGTAAACAGGTCCGGACGAGCATGGACTTCTTCCTGTCCGGGCGCTCGATGCCGGCGTGGATCACGGGCCTGGCCTTCGTGTCCGCGAACCTCGGTGCGACCGAGATCCTCGGCATGGCCGCCAACGGCGCCCAGATCGGCATGGCGACCCTGCACTACTACCTGGTCGGCGCGGTGCCGGCCATGGTGTTCCTCGGGCTCGTGATGATGCCCTTCTACTACGGCTCCAAGGTCCGGTCGGTGCCGGAGTTCATGCTCCGCCGCTTCGGCAAGGCCCCGCACCTCGTGAACTCGATCGCGTTCGCGGTGTCGAACGTGCTCATCGCGGGCATCAACCTCTACGCCATGGCCATCGTCATCGAGGCGATGCTCGGCTGGCCGGAGTGGCTGGCCATCGTCGTGTCCGCCGGCTTCGTGCTCGTCTACATCACCCTCGGCGGGCTCTCCAGCGCGATCTACAACGAGGTCATGCAGTTCTTCGTGATCATCGCCGGGCTCATCCCGCTGACGATCGTCGGTCTGCACCGCGTCGGCGGCTGGGACGGGCTCAGCAAGGCGATCACCGAGACCCAGGGCGTGCAGCACCTGCAGGCCTGGGCCGGCACCGGCTTCGGTGACGTGACCAACCCGATCGGCGCCAACTGGCTCGCGATCGTGCTCGGCCTGGGCTTCGTCCTCGGCTTCGGCTACTGGACCACCAACTTCACCGAGGTGCAGCGCGCGTTCTCGGCGAAGAACATGTCCGCTGCGCGCCGGACCCCGCTCATCGCCGCGATCCCGAAGCTGTTCATCCCGGCCATCGTCGTGATCCCCGGCCTCATCGCCGCGGCGGTCGTCGGCAACCAGTTCGCCGACGGCTCGCTCACCTACAACGACGCGATCCCGAAGCTCATCCAGATGTACCTGCCGACCGGTGTGCTCGGCGTCGCGGTGACCGGCCTGCTCGCGTCGTTCATGGCCGGCATGGCGGCCAACGTCTCGTCGTTCAACACCGTCTTCACGTACGACATCTGGCAGCGCTACATCAAGCCGAACATGCCGGACATCCACTACCTGAAGACCGGTCGCTGGGTGACCGTCGTCGGCGTCCTGGTCGGCATCGCGACCGCGTTCATCGCGGCCCAGGCGTCGAACATCATGACGTACATGCAGACGCTGTTCTCGTTCTTCAACGCGCCGCTGTTCGCCGTCTTCATCCTCGGCCTGCTCTGGAAGCGGATGACCACGCAGGGCGCGCTCTGGGGCTACGTGCTCGGCATCGTCACGCCGACGATCACCTGGATCGCGTACCTCGTGAACCCGGACCTGTTCGCCACCGCGACCGCCGAGACCCTGTACGGCGCGATCATCTCGTTCGTGACCGTCCTGATCGTCGGGTTCGTCGTCTCGATGTTCACCACGCCCAAGGACGAGAAGGAGCTCGGCGGTCTGGTCTACGGCATCGGCAAGATCGACCTGCACGGCGACTCCGTGGCGACCGACACCGCCTGGTACCGCTCGCCCGCACTGCTCGGCACCGTCGCACTGATCCTGTGCGTCGTCCTGTACCTGCCGTTCCTCTGA
- the aroQ gene encoding type II 3-dehydroquinate dehydratase, whose product MTDQARILVLNGPNLDILGRRDPEQYGTVTLAELEAIVHTESAVHGLDADFRQTNREGELVEWLHEALDDFAAVVINPAAYAHTSVALHDAVEALSVPVVEVHLSNTWKREPFRHVDHVATAATAVIAGAGADGYRLAVAHVASLIA is encoded by the coding sequence ATGACCGACCAGGCGCGCATCCTCGTCCTCAACGGACCGAACCTCGACATCCTCGGGCGGCGCGACCCGGAGCAGTACGGCACCGTGACGCTCGCCGAGCTCGAGGCGATCGTGCACACCGAGTCAGCCGTGCACGGGCTGGACGCGGACTTCCGCCAGACGAACCGCGAGGGCGAACTGGTCGAGTGGCTGCACGAGGCCCTCGACGACTTCGCCGCCGTGGTGATCAACCCCGCGGCCTACGCACACACCTCGGTCGCGTTGCACGACGCTGTCGAGGCGCTGTCCGTCCCCGTCGTCGAGGTGCACCTGTCGAACACGTGGAAGCGCGAGCCCTTCCGGCACGTCGACCACGTCGCCACCGCTGCGACCGCGGTCATCGCCGGCGCGGGCGCCGACGGCTACCGCCTGGCGGTCGCACACGTCGCGTCCCTCATCGCCTGA
- a CDS encoding Gfo/Idh/MocA family oxidoreductase: MDKVRIGLVGYGIGGRAFHRPFLLDATGVDLVGVVARSAAKREQLATDLPGVTVHDSLGDLIAAGVDAVVVTTPPSTRRELVLQAIAAGVAVVADKPFAPDPATARAIRQAAADADVVITPFHNRRWDTDLTTLRSVLDAGRVGTPLRFWSRFDMVERHGIATGIGGGVLSDIGSHLVDQAVSLFGPIARVSCTLDVRDARSLGRDQDGPIDAGFTIAATHVSGVESVLTSNKAGWLGARQLRLDGVDGTYEATSTDVQAQAAVAGASPADDRSAWGVEPSSGTLTTESGTVDVPSAQRSYTDYYERFARAVRGLGPVPVPVDDAVHVVEVLDAARRSAAAGETVTVPAP, from the coding sequence ATGGACAAAGTACGCATCGGACTCGTCGGCTACGGCATCGGAGGGCGGGCGTTCCACCGCCCGTTCCTGCTGGACGCGACCGGCGTCGACCTCGTCGGCGTTGTCGCCCGTTCGGCCGCCAAGCGCGAGCAGCTCGCGACCGACCTGCCCGGCGTCACCGTGCACGACTCCCTCGGTGACCTGATCGCCGCGGGCGTCGACGCCGTCGTCGTGACCACTCCCCCGTCCACCCGGCGCGAACTCGTCCTGCAGGCGATCGCTGCGGGGGTCGCCGTCGTCGCGGACAAGCCGTTCGCTCCGGACCCGGCCACCGCGCGCGCGATCCGGCAGGCCGCGGCCGATGCCGACGTCGTGATCACGCCCTTCCACAACCGCCGGTGGGACACCGACCTCACCACCCTCCGGAGCGTGCTGGACGCCGGACGGGTCGGGACGCCACTGCGCTTCTGGTCCCGCTTCGACATGGTCGAGCGGCACGGCATCGCGACGGGGATCGGCGGCGGCGTGCTCTCCGACATCGGATCGCACCTGGTCGACCAGGCCGTGTCGTTGTTCGGACCGATCGCCCGGGTGTCCTGCACGCTCGACGTCCGCGATGCCCGCTCGCTCGGCCGCGACCAGGACGGCCCGATCGACGCCGGCTTCACGATCGCGGCGACGCACGTGTCCGGCGTCGAGTCCGTCCTGACGTCGAACAAGGCCGGGTGGCTGGGCGCACGGCAGCTCCGCCTCGACGGTGTCGACGGGACGTACGAGGCCACGAGCACCGACGTGCAGGCGCAGGCAGCGGTGGCGGGGGCGTCACCCGCCGACGACCGGTCGGCCTGGGGAGTCGAGCCCTCGTCGGGGACCCTCACGACGGAGTCCGGCACGGTCGACGTCCCGTCGGCGCAGCGCTCCTACACGGACTACTACGAGCGGTTCGCGCGCGCAGTCCGCGGGCTCGGCCCGGTGCCGGTGCCCGTCGACGACGCTGTGCACGTGGTCGAGGTGCTCGACGCGGCGCGCCGGTCGGCGGCGGCGGGCGAGACGGTCACCGTCCCCGCTCCGTAG
- a CDS encoding NAD(P)H-dependent oxidoreductase, which translates to MSGELVVGVSGSPSDPSRTSTLVAATVARLGQEIEGARTETIEIGPLLADLGAASSREAMSERTRAALETVEAADVLVVGSPAFRAAYSGAFKLFFDWIGQYDLVDTPVLLTATGGSDRHALLVEHQMRPLFGFFQSTTLPIGVFGNERDFTKREGGYDIGNVDLELRIDQAVRRAIPIIRGGFATAGLTDVRRPADF; encoded by the coding sequence ATGAGTGGAGAACTGGTCGTCGGCGTCAGCGGTAGCCCTTCGGACCCCTCGAGGACGTCCACCCTGGTCGCCGCCACGGTGGCGCGCCTGGGGCAGGAGATCGAGGGTGCCCGCACCGAGACCATCGAGATCGGCCCGCTCCTGGCCGACCTCGGTGCTGCGTCCTCGCGCGAGGCGATGTCCGAGCGCACCCGGGCGGCACTCGAGACCGTCGAGGCTGCCGACGTGCTCGTCGTCGGCAGCCCGGCGTTCCGCGCCGCCTACTCGGGCGCGTTCAAGCTGTTCTTCGACTGGATCGGGCAGTACGACCTCGTCGACACCCCGGTCCTGCTGACCGCCACGGGCGGCAGCGATCGCCACGCCCTGCTCGTCGAGCACCAGATGCGCCCGCTGTTCGGCTTCTTCCAGTCGACGACGCTGCCGATCGGGGTGTTCGGCAACGAGCGCGACTTCACCAAGCGCGAGGGCGGCTACGACATCGGCAACGTCGACCTCGAACTCCGCATCGACCAGGCGGTGCGCCGGGCGATCCCGATCATCCGCGGGGGCTTCGCCACGGCCGGCCTGACCGACGTGCGGCGCCCGGCGGACTTCTGA
- a CDS encoding MSMEG_6728 family protein yields the protein MQTFLPYADFRASADVLDDRRLGKQRVETLQVMRALTLPGYGWQHHPVTAMWRGYRPALMAYQEATCSVWLERGHVDTCLEKTLLDLGRVPEDLAAYERGDVPIPPWNDDEALHASHRSKLVQKAPEHYRALFPDAPDDLDYVWPGTPDAPGTPHAPGSTAATVTPPGSTAHRRGA from the coding sequence ATGCAGACGTTCTTGCCGTACGCCGACTTCCGGGCCTCTGCCGATGTCCTCGACGACAGGCGCCTCGGCAAGCAGCGCGTGGAGACCCTGCAGGTGATGCGGGCGCTGACGCTGCCGGGGTACGGCTGGCAGCACCACCCGGTCACCGCGATGTGGCGCGGCTACCGTCCGGCGCTGATGGCCTACCAGGAAGCGACCTGCAGCGTCTGGCTGGAGCGCGGGCACGTCGACACCTGTCTGGAGAAGACGCTGCTGGACCTCGGGCGGGTGCCGGAGGACCTGGCGGCGTACGAGCGCGGCGACGTCCCGATCCCGCCGTGGAACGACGACGAGGCCCTGCACGCGTCACACCGCTCGAAGCTGGTGCAGAAGGCACCGGAGCACTACCGCGCGCTGTTCCCGGACGCACCGGACGACCTGGACTACGTCTGGCCGGGCACGCCGGACGCACCGGGCACGCCGCACGCCCCGGGCAGTACGGCCGCAACCGTCACGCCACCGGGATCCACCGCGCACCGTCGCGGCGCGTGA